The genomic segment AAAAAGATTTTGGTGACTTTGGTGAACTCTCTTCAAGAATATAAAGATCATCTTTGGTTCCACCTCCACCAATCAGTTTTCctgtctcaatatcctgaaaatgcacATCATTAGGTCCAAATATAGCATAGCAATTGAGATCATTAGTAGCCCTCTTAACcgataagagattagaagtaAATTTTGGCATGTAAAATGCCTTAGACTCTTTGTTAAATAACCTAAGGTTACCAATTCCTTGAACAGGGATCTTATCTCTAATTGCTATAATAACTTCACCCCTAGCCGGTTCTATGTTGTTTAAGAGACTCGaattactaatcatatggtgagaagcacccgagtctaCAACAAGAGAGTTCTCGGACTTTTGGGTCAAGAAGGTCTTACTGGAAGGCTCCTTGAGAGCCAATGACTTGAAGAAGGCTTCTAAGTCTGATTTCCTCACATAGTCCCCTGAAGCCGCCTTGTCACCATTCCTTGAAGAACCGCCGGTCTGACCTTGCTCGTCTTTGGTGTGAGTGAGGTTAGCTCGCGGTTCCTTGTGATGTTGACTTGGGCGTAAGTGAGGGTGTAGGAACCAACACTTCTCCTTAGTGTGGTTCTTCCTCTTACAATGCTCACATCCACCCTTTGACCTCCGCTCCTCCGGTTTGAATATCCCTTTGTTTGCCGTGACAAGCTCCCCCTTACCACTAAAGAGACCGAGTGAGCCTTGTTCTTTTTGGATCTGTGCACACACATCATCAAGGCTTGGGAGCTTATCTGACCGAAGGATATGTTTTATGAGATCATTGAAGGTAGGATTGAGGGTAAGAAGCAAGGCgaagaccttgtcttgttccctTCGCTCATTGAGCACAGCCGGGTCCATGGTGTTTGGTCGGAGCATCTCGAATTCGGCCCATAgtgacctaaacttcccaaaatgtTTGTTGAACTCCATATCCTCTTGATTCAGGTCGTTGATAGACNATGTAAAATGCCTTAGACTCTTTGTTAAATAACCTAAGGTTACCAATTCCTTGAACAGGGATCTTATCCCCATTTGCTATAATAACTTCACCCCTACCCGGTTCTATGTTGTTTAAGAGACTCGaattactaatcatatggtgagaagcacccgagtctaCAACAAGAGAGTTCTCGGACTTTTGGGTCAAGAAGGTCTTACCGGAAGGCTCCTTGAGAGCCAATGACTTGAAGAAGGCTTCTAAGTCTGATTTCCTCACATAGTCACCTGAGGCCGCTTCATCACCATTCCTTGAAGAACCGCCGGTCTGACCTTGCTCGTCTTTGGTGTGAGTGAGGTTAGCTCGCGGTTCCTTGTGATGTTGACTTGGGCGTAAGTGAGGGTGTAGGAACCAACACTTCTCCTTAGTGTGGTTCTTCCTCTTACAATGCTCACATCCACCCTTTGACCTCCGCTCCTCCGGTTTGAATATCCCTTTGTTTGCCGTGACAAGCTCCCCCTTACCACTAAAGAGACCGAGTGAGCCTTGTTCTTTTTGGATCTGTGCACACACATCATCAAGGCTTGGGAGCTTATCTGACCGAAGGATATGTTTTATGAGATCATTGAAGGTAGGATTGAGGGTAAGAAGCAAGGCgaagaccttgtcttgttccctTCGCTCATTGAGCACAGCCGGGTCCATGGTGTTTGGTCGGAGCATCTCGAATTCGGCCCATAgtgacctaaacttcccaaaatgtTTGTTGAACTCCATATCCTCTTGATTCAGGTCGTTGATAGACTTCATTATTTCAAAGACTCGAGTGAGGTTGGAGACATTTCCGAATACGTTCTTGAGAGTCTCCCATAGTTCGCTCGCCGTTTCACAATAAGAGTAGGCTTCTAGAATGGGAGCTTCAAGAGAGTTTTGAAGTATGGAGAGGACGGTttggtcttcttggaaccatttaGCTTCTTCCTCGAGCTTAGcctcttctttatcttttttgatggtttcttttccatcttctttGGTGACTTTCTTTGGAACTCTTCCACCTTCGATGTGGCTCCAAAGTCCACGACCACACAACGCGGTTTTGGTGGTTCTTGACCATAGTAGATAGTTTCCTCCCTTGAGGACAGTCGGTAGAACAAGCGGCTTGGTGTTCTCCATGGTAGAATGCTATTGACCGCCGGGTAAAACTTTTGACCGTCGGATAACACAAGAACAACGAGCAAGAGTAGAAAGCGAACAACAAGAATAGAGAATCAAGACTAGAGAATGGGGCTGGTTTTGTCAAGAACAGAaacctagctctgataccatgttagaattgcAGAATGTATAATGGAGAATGAAGAGAATCGAGAGAAAACGAGTGAAAAGAGAGAATATAGAACAAAAGACTTAATTAGATTATTCCTTATGTTGTTACAAGGCTTAATATAGAAAGACAAAGAGGCATATAGCCGTTAGATACAAAAGAAAGGAGATAGCCACTTGCTTGGGCATGTCGTGATCATTCTTAATGATGAAAGCGACGTGCCCTTCCTTTGGTTGACTCGCTTCACACTCGCATACCAAGGGTGAACATGTGACTCTTCTCTTGACTAGatatttatcttctttcttctcgatccttcttctcATTGGGCTTTAGTGTTGCTAAGCCTTTCCTTTATTTCACGAGCCGACTCTCGGCCTAATGGTCTCGGTTGTACGGACACTCGTACGGTCACTTGTACGGACACTTGATCTCATGTCCTACTTCTCCTAGACcaatactatataaatatataatacaattatTTCTCATGCCATCTCTGATCTCTCTTTGTAAGACTACTACTGCAATATTCACGTTGGTTCAATTTTCAATAATTTGAGCAAATATACCAAATGATAGACCTTATTAATTTGGAACGCAACATAGGGATCATGCAAGTAGTGTTAATTTCATGCCTTGCGCACGTACGTaagtatattatattaaaaatagct from the Camelina sativa cultivar DH55 chromosome 12, Cs, whole genome shotgun sequence genome contains:
- the LOC104731112 gene encoding uncharacterized protein LOC104731112; translation: MEFNKHFGKFRSLWAEFEMLRPNTMDPAVLNERREQDKVFALLLTLNPTFNDLIKHILRSDKLPSLDDVCAQIQKEQGSLGLFSGKGELVTANKGIFKPEERRSKGGCEHCKRKNHTKEKCWFLHPHLRPSQHHKEPRANLTHTKDEQGQTGGSSRNGDKAASGDYVRKSDLEAFFKSLALKEPSRY